A section of the Heterodontus francisci isolate sHetFra1 chromosome 7, sHetFra1.hap1, whole genome shotgun sequence genome encodes:
- the LOC137372390 gene encoding putative nuclease HARBI1, protein MSREAVTYLCILLNNDLQPLGFGDYPMPVALKVTVALNFYTSTSFQGSTGDLCGVSQSAVHRCIREVTDPLYRRAGDYVSFRTDPESHVERAVEFGAIAEFPQVQGVIDGTTSCIPQQKGLLLAQLQLLLLLLFTPPAQIQGWILGDKGYPLLTWLLTLVRNTSNDAEVCYIACHGSTPATIEQAIGMLRMRFHCLDTLGGALQYAPDKVGCIVVVYCILHNIAVQRREALQDDEVGEQETSSDDEDTEGIQEQPGMRAQRALMEGIHGKW, encoded by the exons ATGTCCAGAGAAGCGGTGACATATCTCTGCATATTGTTGAATAATGACCTGCAGCCACTGGGCTTTGGTGATTACCCTATGCCTGTGGCtctcaaagtgacagtggctctaAACTTCTACACCTCTACATCATTCCAGGGATCGACCGGCGACTTGTGTGGGGTTTCACAATCAGCggtgcaccgctgtatcagggaggtcaccgatcccttgtacaggagggccggcgactatgtgagtttcaggacagaccctgagagtcatgtCGAGAGGGCAGTTGAATTTGGGGCCATTGCAGAATTCCCACAGGTACAAGGGGTCATCGATGGAACAACCAGCTGCATacctcaacagaaagggcttttACTTGCTCAAC tgcagctgctgctgctgctgctgttcactcCACCAGCTCAAATTCAGGGGTGGATTCTgggggataagggctaccccttgctgacatggctactgacgctggTGAGAAACACCAGCAACGATGCTGAAGTGTGCTACATcgcctgccacggctccaccccagctaccattgagcaggccatcggcatgctgaGGATGCGCTTCCACTGCCTTGATACATTgggtggagccctacagtatgcacCAGACAAGGTTGGCTGCATTGTTGTTGTATACTGCATCCTGCACAACATTGCAGtacagaggagggaggccttgcaggatgatgaggtAGGGGAACAGGAGacatcctcggacgatgaggacacagagggcattCAGGAACAACCAGGCATGAGAGCACAGAGAGCATTGATGGAGGGCATTCATGGCAAGTGGTGA